The genomic window AGGCTACGATTGATGCCACAGATACTAAACAAATACGACTTGTCTCTCCCTGTTCctgataaacaaattaaacgttttgtatacaccaggcacacaatACGTTCTAGCGTATGATCAACTGTCTATTTATTCTACGAAAAAATAAGGTCATTACCCGACGTTAATTTACCTCTTGTAATACGCTAGCGAAGAtcgaattaattaaaacagcgaagCGATGGGAATTGGCGGCTAaacgaccgtcgttaattAGTTATCTATTGTAACGCAGCTATTAAAAACCGTATGTCCGTACTACAATACGCAACTAACTTGACAGTGACTGATATATACCTACGAGCCAAGTTAGCTATGATACGAGCGTGTATAAGTGTATAACTACATTAAAACGTCTTTGTTAACTTGCATTCTTTACTCATTTGTCTGCTTTATCGTTGCGTCTATTGTTACAATACTAGGTTTCCTATACCAACCATTCTCCTTACTGTATGTATGACATATTCGGCGGTCGGTTCAAAACAATTACGTAATCTAAACTGTTTGACTATAAACGTCCAGACAGCTGATTTCAAGCAAAATACGTGGAATATTGCAAATAAACCATGCAACTCTACCCTAAAACGCTTCAGACGTAATAGTCATGATGATACAAAGTATCCTAATGTTTTCTAGTAAACATGACGTAACGGAAAATGTATCTCAAATTTTTCTTCGTGCAGACACTTGAACCCGCCCAAATTTAAACCTTTTCGAGGTTATACGCTTTGTGACTCAtgatgtaatttaattttaattagaaCACGTTATTAAATGCTTTATTGCTAGTGTTATATGTCTGTTTTACAGTACGTATTTCGTGCAAGTTTTATTGAGATAGTCTGCGTTTGCTGATAGCAACCGGAAATTTTACATAACTGAAATATTTGCAGCAATCTATGTGTATGGCCATGCGAGACAAGaataaaagatttattaatttttaatacaagtATGTCTAAGTCAGTAGGTTGTATGGTGTgtatcagagtccgtatataaacatgtttatatacggactctggtgtGTATTATGGTTATGCGATGGTGTTATAccagatataaaaaaatatataaaaagtccatatataaaaatgttttaacgaTAATTGTTATGTTTGGCTAAAGTCAAAGAGGCTGCGCAACATGTACGTAAAGTGACACTTCTTTCGTGTATACAATTCAAAGAACCCCGAATATATCTTAAAATTTCcttttgttaatttgttttaaaatctcgTCCTTTTTCTTTTGCGCCACATAGAAAACCTATATCAAAACTTTTTCGGTGAAAAGTCTCGCGGAGTTTTCGAATTACAGTCGAATACTTTGGAGACTGCTGTACTAAAaacgtttaataaaacatgtgtACAGATGAATTTTGCACAAATACGACACATATTGCACCTTTAACCGTCGGAAATTCAGCACTTGCTCACTAGCACCTTTGTTTTTATCAACGTTAactatcgttttttttaaaccttgtaCGATTTTACACcgtacaaaaataaatttaccgAACATACATTTTTGCCGAAGGATTTCTTTTCTCCTTTGTGCCATAATTATGGGTTAGAAAATGTCGAACACTGATACAATGGAAGCTCACGCATCGACTGCCGTTGTCGAgcaagagaaaaataaaaacgatgACGTTGTGATGAAAGATGACCCGGATTCCGACGAAGAGGAAGAAGTCAATCTTGCTGAAATTAAATTACTTaatgaaaaagtaagttttttttagtgcTAACATAACGTAGTTTTGTTCATATCTTTGAAAAAGATAGCAAAGTTCACacaatttaaagaataaagaGAAGAGAATCTACAACTaaacaaaagttgtaaaatCTATGGATAAAAGGTGTAAAAAAGTATCAGTTAAAAGCCGCTAGCTTTGTGAaccagactgcagagtatggcaggtgcacgcgcgatttttttacagactttcggttatgcacgccacaatttgtcctacgcacgccaattaattaaacaaagaaaaaaatacgtattaaattaagtaagatttcctaacgtggcttgaaaatgtacatgctttgcacgcagatttttaatgatagcacgcgcgaacgcgaaaaataaccgtcttgcacgcgcgagatctcgtcaggaactgccatactttgcagactggTTTGTGAATATGACTGTCATTGTTCAGCCCACCGTTCAATAATGGATAAAAGCACaagctgtatgaaacagaacacctgtgttttaaggACCGTCGTTGCCCGTTCgttcgaggataaataagttatttttattatgtattatATGTAACATACGAATATATGATTATATGACCCCATATTTCTAGATAAGCAACTCTCCATACAACTACCAAGCGCATGTGGATCGAATAGCTTTGTTAAGAAAATGTGGTGAGTTTGAAAATCTATCGTCTGCTCGACATAAGATGAAGGATTTGTTCCCACTTACAAAGGTGAAAccattgatttatttttcattgcaTGAAGTTATTTATACATTAGCCCACTGCCCAACTTATGCATGAAGTGGAAAAGTTTCTGGTTGTcagctgtttttaaaaaccatttcCCAGAAAATACTAGTTCTaaaaatggaagaaaaaactatatatatatatatattatataaataaaaattataagctgtttaaaaatacaaaaaattatacatttcGTAGCTAAATCTCCAGAGAGAAAGTATGTACATATGGGGTGCTAAGATGTGTTGTCCTCAAACACCATTACTGTTACTGCATTACCAAATCCTTATACAAATTCATATTACCAGCAATTATGGCTTGAATGGCTGGAAGATGAACAAAAATTTGCCGAGTCAGAAGATGACCATCAAAAACTTGAGTCATTGTTTGAACTAGCTGTTCAAGATTATCTGTGTAAGTTTTTGTGGTTTTCacatttttagtaaaatcttGGGTGTCATTGCTAAAatgcagtttttttaatagttgtcaaacataggaaacctcattaattaatgtggtgaCTGGTGAATACAGTATAttttggctctgtttgttgCTATGGACAGCTAACAGCAGAATCAAAGCTGTTTTAAGATGTAAAACCTACGAGGTCAAGGTCagccctgttttaaaaattgggctgtcaataaaacattagaacAAAAATGAATTTAGAATTTTAACAGATTCTTGATTGTTTTTCAGCTTGTGAAATATGGTTGGAATATATTCAATATTCCATTCGTTATATTGGCACTTCAGATGGAGTAAAAAAGGTGGTTTATAATTTAGCTGTTTTTTCCTATTTATAGTTTACACATTTGTtacttaaacaacaaaattttggttgtctttttaaattggacatgtatatatatatatatatttaatgcgcTTAACAGATGATCTTGTAATCTGTGAATTTACCCCCTATTTTAATTGGCATtcacttttactttttttttccagCTACGAAATTTAGCGGAACGAGCTTTATCTTCGGTTGGTCTTCATGTATTAAAAGGTTCATCTGTTTGGGAGGCATACAGGGAGATAGAAAGTGCCGTTCTTGCTACAATACAGGTATCTGTATAGTGTTAAACtttaacattcatttttaatgCAGTGCTATGGGTGTGATACATTTAAGAGTGCTCTCATCATTGAGCAATACACTTaatagcaattgctccaacccagtaatcACTAATGGGATGTCCAAACTACCAAATTATGAGCCATAAaagcatgtttttttaaatacgataaatgttattttcttattttttaaaaaaatatggggGTTACATTGTTAAGTTGCAGTTACACTTATGCCTTAGTCGTATACTTTGGCTTTGcctgtttgtatagacacaaCAGCAAggtaaaatctattttaagcTTATAACTGGagttaacatatatatatgatgtcaccccAAATTCACCCAAGCATTCCTAACATTAAGTTTGTGGTCAAAAAGATTACCAGAATAACTGTATTAGATTAGCGAgtgataattaataattattgtcCTTTATTACTTAACAGCCACAACCAGGCAGTATCACTACACCAGAACAAAATGATCAGATTATTCAACAAACAGCAAAAGTTGGACTTCTTTTCACCAGGCAACTGGCAGTACCATTGCTtagtaagttatatatgtttgtttctataaattggccaaccaattgtttaataagttatatatatactattataTTTCGCTAAGTGGCATCCTCtgtcttttattcaaatagaatcatCAGCAaagtaaaagctgtttttcCTTTAAAACTAAGGCAGTATGACGTAtttgatataaatattatgttttcatGCAGACATGGAATCCACCATGGTTGAATATGAAGAATGGTGGAAAGATAACGGAGATGGGGAAATCCCTGAATCGGTACTACATTCTTACGATAAAGCTCTCGAACAAATGGAAGAATTGAAAATAATGGAACTTGCTTTGGTGGGTAGTGTGCTTGTATGAATGCAGAGAGCGTTTCTTTATACagccaaaaattataaatttggtCCAGTCATGGTAATCGTGTATCCCCATGTTATTACTACTGTTGTCGCCTCTAAATAAGATATATCGATTCTACTATCCAGAGGCACTGGCATTGCTGTTATAAACAtcttttacaaaaaagatTAATATATATCTCAATTACACAGGAATCTGCTGAATCTCCCAAAACTGAAGAATACAACGCATATATTGACCATGAGATGAAATCAAACAACCCTGCGCGTATACAATGTATTTACGAACGTGCGATCACCGATAATTGCCTCAATGCTCAACTATGGATGGACTACCTTAAATACTTGGTAGGTTATGCATTTTTATTGCATGGTTTAATGAATAATACTTTCGACTGCTAGATGTAGCGAGCATGCTTCTTTCattcaactaaatgtaaatataaaagccTTTTTAACTGTTTTCGTCGCTATattttttgactgtttttgtcgctatatcccgcagttttgtttcaactattttataactttgctACCgaaatcgaagagacaaatggGAAAACTGTGGTCCAAATCTCAGATTTTTCTTGATGTAGGACCtaacccacataaaatagaataatttcattagtttacttttttatcttatatttttatagacAAACACATTAAAGAGTGGACCCATCGTGCTATCTGCTTACAAACGATCAGTAAGGAACTGCCCATGGGTAGCCAAGCTATGGGTTGGGTTGGTTCTTACTTTAGAGAGGAATAGTGAACCTCAAAATAAGGTTGGTTGGTGGAATTGGGTTATTTAGTTGGGAGTGCCTGGAGGCGACCACTTGATGGAATTGGGGTATTTACATGGTTGTAATGTTAAGGGTGCCTGATCACTTCAATTTCTTTTAGTTTTAGCACCCTAGTTTAATgcctaaaacagctttaaatgTGCTGctaaaagctgttttatcgAGTCTGTATAGAAAGAAACAGAACCTAAGTATATTGCAGTTTTGTTCTTTACAAAGCTAAATTTTACCCAATAAATTTGAACTTTCAATTATTGTAGGTTGAAGAAGGGCTTAACGAAGCATTGGCTGTTGGTTTCTCATCAGCGTCAGAATACTTGGAGTTGTGGAGGTGTTGGTGTGATTACATTCGAAGAACTCATGAAGGTGAAACAAAATGATACATGAAAAATgtcatgaaaatatttttacaaaattttataaaaaaattgggtTTACCATAAATATGTTCTATTTTtctgagttttttttttgtcatgtAAACCTAATGCACtgttaaatttgttaactttaaaaagatttaaaattttttataataatttttgtttaaaaatttaaaatattttttcaaatttacagAAAACCCTCAAGAAGGAATGACAGTTGTACGAACTGAGTTTAAACGAGCTACGTCACATTTGTTGAACGAGGTTTTACCAGGTATGTATTAGTTACCCTACTTATACCTTAGTgatacaaatgttttataaccTGTACTTCAGACTACCATGGCCTgccaccacaaagttacataagtaaTAACTCAGCACatggtgtgtgaaacaaaatatctgtgctgtaacgactgtcgttgccctacTATATTCCAGACTCCATGGCactttaatgtgttttatttcttcttaTGCATCCATCCATGTATTATATTCATCATTTATTTactcattcactcatttatCTATTTACCTATAAATTTACATTGGAACTTTATGCatccattcatttattcatcaaTTTATTCACCATAGGTTTCAGTGAAAATGCGGACCACGATTACACGATGTGGATTTACTGGGCGAATATTGAAGCACGAGGATCACAAGGTATCGATGAAGCTCGGAAGATAATGGAGGAAGTGATGAAACATCCGGATGCAAGGTTGAACTGGAAGATTTGGGAGCAATATTACCATCTTGAGAGGTGGGAGGATTCTGTCTTTAACgagttttatcatttataatgttattttttttgctctaacccagtggttctcTATGAATTGgaaggaaaaaaaataaaaaaccaCCCTCTTTTCAGATTACACGGCGATTTAACTCACGCTCGAAATGTGCTGCGTCATGCTGTGCAGTCAAGCGCGGCTGATGATGGaagtgctgagtcagcatgTGAGTTCCTCATCCGATTCGAGCGAGAAAACGGAAGTTTATCGGATCTCGATGAATCAATAAAGAAAGTTGAAGGAAGGATGAGTAAAGTCATCAAAAGGAGGGAAAAAGTTGGTGTTTGGattgttttgcttgtttttatttagtttttttccttccttttttattttttttttcttgtttttttaaaaaaattgttctttGTGGATTTTCATTAAGTTTTGAGTTTCGTTGGTgctattttttccaaatactATATGGTTGATGTCCAATAAGGATGGTCTTTTTTGTGAGGGGTCCACATAGTACTGTTTTCTGTATAACAGACTCTATACTATATTGTATCAACTTTAACTTTTACCCAAATAACTAAAACCCTTCCCTTTCAAGCTTGTCGCGTTTGCTGAGGAAAGACAGAAAAAACAAGGTGGTAagaaatttgataaaaataaaaagcctCGCCATAGTCCAAACAAGAAAGAAAACAGACAAGCAACTAAAAGGAATATTTCTAACAGTAAGTAATGTATGTTTTATGTTAGATAACAACTTAAAATCTTCTCTCCTACCTTTGGGAAAGTGACAGGCTTCAACATCTGGTGAGGTTCATGTGGTAACCCCCCGGGTGTTTGGGACCTCACCTACATGGAGATCAAACTAGACtttaaaacctaataaaaactgatacacagtttaaaatcactaAGACATAATGTTACAAAGTATAATGGGCCTAATTAAATAGCAGTTTTAGGCCTGCttagaaactttttttgatttttcagataaaaatgatattattTTTCAGTAAAATCAAATCTTCatcattaaaatttgtttctttttttagctGAACcacaagaaaacataaaaagaaaacgaaCACATTCACCCAATAAAGAAGGATTTAAAGAACCAGCaggtaataaataaactttttatttaaaaaaacaatccccttcaaagttacatatgtggtaacttgtaagcacgcacaaggtgtatgaaacagaacatctgtgttataatgactgttgttgcttcGTCAGGtgaaaattaataagtttcatacgtggtaactcgtaagcaggcacgaggtgtattgaacagaacacctgtgttataacaactgttgttgccctgccatgcgaggataagcAACAACCCACCCCCCCCCAGGCCTCCCACCACGATTTGTGAAAGCAAAATCTCCAGAGAAAACAATAGCGCCACCACCTGGATATAAACCCGACAAACAAcaaggacaagaaaatggtaaattattgttttgataaaaatggaaaactaTTACTATTATTTAAACTAGTAGTTTTAACGATTATGTGATACAAAGAtaggctcatctggtataacaCGTAGCTTGTATTTGACGTTTTGTTTGGCATCCGGCAAGAGTTCATCAGGGAATATGTTTGGATGGCATACGAAACAttgaaatacactacgttttttcaTACTAGATGAGCTGTTGAAAGATTACTTACATTAtccctggtagcagaagtaacagaatatgtGATATACTTATTATTACCgtgaaaaattattaattttgtcaATAAATTTTACAGAAGCCCCAACGCCTATGTCTGAGGACCAACCTGCCCaaggtaaaattaattaattattatattcATGACCAATAAAACCAGTGAGTTCCATTTTTCTtggaaaagttaacaaaattataatcTTGGTCCTTCTAAAAATCTAATTCTAATCTAAGCGATCCATTTCATAACTATAACCTGTATtctatataaactgttttcaTCTGttcataaaaatcaaatatttttccagCCACGATAACGAGCGATGAACGAACAGCGGAGGGCGATAAACACACCGTGTTTATCAGTAATATGAGCTATAGTGTCCAGTCTCCTGAGGAAAAGCTTAAAATTGTAAGTCTTgttattttagcaaaaattttaaaaggaaTAATTATACActgttttttcaaataaaatcggAAATCCGAAAAATCTTAAATTTCCCTATATGAAATAACATTGTAATCTATTGTtttaatccagtggtcactaaggttgtctaaattgtcattcATCTGGAAAAAATagtcacacacaaagttacatagatgGTAACTgctaagctggcatgaggtgtatgaaacagaacatccaagttataataactgttgttgcctgTTTTTTGCATAccataatacaaaaacaaagttcaCCTTAACAATTTTTTGCATCTGTTTATCCCAGATGTTCGGATGTTGTGGTGATGTGAAGTCAGTTAGAGTAGTGAGAGATCATAAAGGGAAGATGAGAGGATTCGGGTTCGTTACTTTCCATCAAATCGAGGACGTGGAAAAAGCGCTCAATCTCGATCGACAAGTAGgtgttattaaacaaaaaattcttttcaaaataaacttttagaGGGTTTGTTGTATACAAAATTTCCCCCTAAAATTGTAGGTGTTTTTGTCTATAcatcttgttttgtttattcaaaAGGCTACAAAGCtgcaaactaaaatttaataaaactatttaaataaaaaaaaacactatttttCATTACAGCCATTAGAGGGCAGGCCATTATACGTTTCAAGAAACACTGAAAAATCAAATCGTCAAAAGGTATgttgaaaattgaaaatatgcaATTTCCATACACCTTAGTGGTATTTTGatcacaaaatcaaactgtaagTGCCAGTGTgaaccttgaacccgtaacctctggTCTAGAGGCGAGCACTCTATGATTGATTAATCTCTTGCCCAATGGAATCACTGTATAAGAAACAATATCACTTCAACCCACTAAATTAACCTTCTTATAACCaccaacccctaacccctaatgACTCcataactaccaacctctaacactttccaccagtcTAATCTGAAACAAGCTAGAGGATTCTTCAATAACCAAATTTTTTCTACATTTGACATTAAATTAACCTTCACTCCAGGTGTTCAAATATGAGACAAAAATAGAGAAACACAAGTTGTTCGTATCCGGGCTTAACTTTGCTACCACTGAAGAAACGTTGCAGAAGGTTTTCTCCGAACACGGTGTCGTGAAGTCGGCTCGTATAGTAGTTACCAAGGGGGGCAAATCAAAGGTAATGTCTAGGTTCCAAATTTTGAAcagtttttgaaattttttgaaagtgTTGCAGACAAGTGTTTAATCTGTGGTTCTAAAATAGGGTTGCTGCcgcatattttgtaatttttaaaagcaaaatatatgtatGAAAAAGACCTTTTCCACAACAAATGCAtttgtgtattatattatttttactgttaaaCATTGCTATTACACGGTTAAATTTCTATATCACT from Ciona intestinalis unplaced genomic scaffold, KH HT000174.2, whole genome shotgun sequence includes these protein-coding regions:
- the LOC100186134 gene encoding squamous cell carcinoma antigen recognized by T-cells 3, which produces MSNTDTMEAHASTAVVEQEKNKNDDVVMKDDPDSDEEEEVNLAEIKLLNEKISNSPYNYQAHVDRIALLRKCGEFENLSSARHKMKDLFPLTKQLWLEWLEDEQKFAESEDDHQKLESLFELAVQDYLSCEIWLEYIQYSIRYIGTSDGVKKLRNLAERALSSVGLHVLKGSSVWEAYREIESAVLATIQPQPGSITTPEQNDQIIQQTAKVGLLFTRQLAVPLLNMESTMVEYEEWWKDNGDGEIPESVLHSYDKALEQMEELKIMELALESAESPKTEEYNAYIDHEMKSNNPARIQCIYERAITDNCLNAQLWMDYLKYLTNTLKSGPIVLSAYKRSVRNCPWVAKLWVGLVLTLERNSEPQNKVEEGLNEALAVGFSSASEYLELWRCWCDYIRRTHEENPQEGMTVVRTEFKRATSHLLNEVLPGFSENADHDYTMWIYWANIEARGSQGIDEARKIMEEVMKHPDARLNWKIWEQYYHLERLHGDLTHARNVLRHAVQSSAADDGSAESACEFLIRFERENGSLSDLDESIKKVEGRMSKVIKRREKLVAFAEERQKKQGGKKFDKNKKPRHSPNKKENRQATKRNISNTEPQENIKRKRTHSPNKEGFKEPAGLPPRFVKAKSPEKTIAPPPGYKPDKQQGQENEAPTPMSEDQPAQATITSDERTAEGDKHTVFISNMSYSVQSPEEKLKIMFGCCGDVKSVRVVRDHKGKMRGFGFVTFHQIEDVEKALNLDRQPLEGRPLYVSRNTEKSNRQKVFKYETKIEKHKLFVSGLNFATTEETLQKVFSEHGVVKSARIVVTKGGKSKGIAFIEYENESDAAQAVMKMDETEMDGFTIKVAISNPPPRGRSSTMGKSLGQVERGTTVGSRGKGKSQVTLIPRSLQSSKVTKPDTIGKQEKDANDNTIHSKGLSNRDFAGLYSNP